One genomic window of Microbacterium sp. BH-3-3-3 includes the following:
- a CDS encoding GMP synthase: MTARLLYVCARPQRTAAVAEWASFRDGLGVGDDDLIHHDLVRHPLPDDLDRFAAVVVGGSPFNVTDPDKTDAQRRLERDLERLAATAIEGRTNALFTCFGIGVVTRLLGGEVTLMHPEGTGPTDITLTAAGRDDELFGILSPRFEALTAHKEGTASVPPTATLLAENDACPVQAYRAGAGLWATQFHPEPTADAFVARMVVYRDAGYFDADAFDEVSAHVRTASVEQPTRLLRSFAARVVSA; encoded by the coding sequence ATGACCGCACGCCTGCTCTACGTCTGCGCCCGGCCGCAGCGCACGGCGGCTGTGGCCGAGTGGGCGTCGTTCCGCGACGGCCTGGGCGTCGGCGACGACGACCTCATCCACCACGACCTGGTGCGTCATCCCCTGCCCGACGACCTCGACCGCTTCGCTGCCGTGGTCGTGGGCGGCAGCCCCTTCAACGTCACCGACCCCGACAAGACCGACGCGCAGCGCCGGCTCGAACGCGACCTCGAGCGTCTGGCCGCGACGGCGATCGAGGGGCGTACGAACGCGCTGTTCACCTGCTTCGGCATCGGAGTGGTCACGCGCCTGCTCGGCGGGGAGGTCACGCTGATGCACCCCGAGGGCACCGGACCGACCGACATCACCCTGACCGCGGCCGGTCGCGACGACGAACTCTTCGGCATCCTGAGTCCGCGGTTCGAGGCCTTGACCGCCCACAAAGAGGGCACCGCGAGCGTGCCGCCCACCGCCACTCTGCTCGCCGAGAACGACGCCTGCCCCGTGCAGGCCTACCGCGCGGGCGCGGGGCTGTGGGCGACGCAGTTCCACCCCGAGCCCACGGCCGACGCTTTCGTGGCGCGCATGGTCGTGTACCGCGATGCGGGCTATTTCGACGCCGACGCCTTCGACGAGGTGTCGGCGCACGTGCGCACCGCCTCGGTCGAGCAGCCCACCCGGCTGCTGCGTTCTTTCGCCGCCCGCGTCGTCTCGGCCTGA
- a CDS encoding ABC transporter permease — translation MNPLAPPRAVRVIIGLVVGVVFAVPFVATVLFTLTPLPGGSGLSLDRWAGLFDPANAAKYRPVWTGLGNSLLLAGVTVLLVVGLFTPTMVLVAIAFPRLRRVFEFVALLPISLPAIVLVVGLTPIYLQIGRTLGTGAWTLAFAYGILVLPFAYRSIQASIDAIDVTTLAEAARTLGAGWGSVLLRVIVPNLRQGLLAAALISVAVVLGEFTIASLLNRQTLQTALVVVNKQDGWVAAIFTLLALAFAFVLLLVIGRVGRIGAGRKTP, via the coding sequence GTGAACCCCCTCGCTCCCCCGCGCGCGGTGCGCGTGATCATCGGCCTCGTCGTCGGCGTGGTGTTCGCCGTCCCCTTCGTGGCCACGGTGCTCTTCACCCTGACCCCGCTGCCGGGCGGCTCGGGCCTCTCTCTCGACCGGTGGGCCGGCCTGTTCGACCCCGCCAACGCCGCCAAGTACCGCCCCGTCTGGACGGGCCTCGGCAACTCCCTGCTCCTCGCGGGGGTGACCGTGCTGCTGGTGGTGGGGCTGTTCACCCCGACCATGGTGCTGGTGGCGATCGCGTTCCCCCGCCTGCGACGCGTCTTCGAGTTCGTCGCCCTGCTGCCGATCTCGCTGCCCGCGATCGTGCTCGTGGTGGGGCTGACCCCCATCTATCTGCAGATCGGTCGCACGCTCGGGACCGGGGCCTGGACGCTCGCTTTCGCGTACGGCATCCTCGTGCTCCCCTTCGCCTACCGCTCGATCCAGGCCTCGATCGACGCCATCGACGTCACGACCCTCGCCGAGGCCGCGCGCACCCTCGGCGCCGGCTGGGGTTCCGTGCTGCTGCGCGTGATCGTGCCGAATCTGCGGCAGGGCCTGCTCGCCGCCGCGCTCATCTCGGTGGCGGTGGTGCTGGGCGAGTTCACGATCGCCTCGCTGCTGAACCGTCAGACCCTGCAGACGGCCCTCGTGGTCGTCAACAAGCAAGACGGCTGGGTCGCCGCCATCTTCACCCTGCTCGCACTGGCGTTCGCGTTCGTGCTGCTCCTCGTCATCGGCCGCGTCGGACGCATCGGCGCCGGAAGGAAGACCCCATGA
- a CDS encoding ABC transporter ATP-binding protein: MTAADTPIRALPDAAASSLATGTRAGVELRGVLKEYGSTRVLHGVDLDVAPGEFVSLLGPSGCGKTTALRVLAGLEHADGGEVRIGGRDVSRVPTNKRDIGMVFQSYSLFPHLRVLDNTAFGLRRRGVGATEARRRAGDALDLVGLGHLGDRYAHQLSGGQQQRVALARALVTEPRVLLLDEPLSALDAKVRVQLRDEIRRIQLRLGTTTVFVTHDQEEALAVSDRVAVMGAGRILQVGSPEDLYSRPAGAEVAAFVGASSVVPGIVSAGTVSVWGQRLPLLAPAPDGPCEVFVRPENVRVVSPGDSGVDAVVESSTFLGSMRRSMLRVDDGTGVHVQHPAEVRLTPGDRVRIRVDAVPALTRPVTSPAGG, encoded by the coding sequence ATGACCGCCGCCGACACCCCCATCCGCGCGCTCCCCGACGCCGCCGCGAGCAGCCTCGCCACCGGCACCCGCGCGGGGGTCGAGCTGCGCGGCGTCCTCAAGGAGTACGGATCCACCCGCGTGCTGCACGGCGTCGACCTCGACGTCGCCCCCGGGGAGTTCGTCTCGCTGCTCGGGCCCTCGGGCTGCGGCAAGACCACGGCGTTGCGCGTGCTCGCGGGACTCGAGCACGCCGACGGCGGCGAGGTGCGCATCGGCGGGCGCGACGTGTCGCGCGTGCCCACGAACAAGCGCGACATCGGCATGGTGTTCCAGTCGTACTCCCTGTTCCCGCACCTGCGGGTGCTCGACAACACAGCGTTCGGACTGCGCCGCCGCGGGGTCGGCGCGACCGAGGCCCGCCGGCGCGCGGGCGATGCCCTCGACCTCGTCGGGCTCGGCCACCTCGGCGATCGATACGCCCACCAGCTCTCGGGCGGTCAGCAGCAGCGCGTGGCCCTCGCCCGCGCTCTGGTGACCGAGCCGCGCGTGCTGCTGCTCGACGAGCCCCTCTCGGCCCTCGACGCCAAGGTGCGGGTGCAGCTGCGCGACGAGATCCGGCGCATCCAGCTGCGGCTGGGCACCACGACCGTCTTCGTCACGCACGACCAGGAGGAGGCCCTGGCGGTGTCGGACCGGGTCGCCGTGATGGGCGCCGGTCGCATCCTGCAGGTGGGGAGCCCCGAAGACCTCTACTCGCGGCCCGCCGGCGCCGAGGTCGCGGCGTTCGTGGGAGCGTCGAGCGTGGTGCCCGGGATCGTCTCCGCGGGGACGGTGTCGGTCTGGGGTCAGCGGCTGCCGCTGCTCGCCCCCGCCCCCGACGGCCCGTGCGAGGTGTTCGTGCGCCCCGAGAACGTGCGCGTGGTGTCGCCCGGCGACTCCGGCGTCGACGCGGTCGTGGAATCCAGCACGTTCCTCGGGAGCATGCGGCGCTCGATGCTGCGCGTGGACGACGGGACGGGCGTGCACGTGCAGCACCCCGCCGAGGTGCGTCTCACGCCCGGCGACCGCGTGCGGATCCGGGTCGACGCGGTGCCCGCACTGACCCGACCCGTCACGTCGCCGGCCGGCGGCTGA
- a CDS encoding ABC transporter substrate-binding protein — MSFPRLSPGRSIAGIALVTVAALSLAGCAGGSSASSSEGGVDAATATSLADFGTLTDLEAAAKAEGQLNVIALPRTWANYGEILDLFAERYPEITINEQSPDVSSAEEIQAATANQGLDTAPDVFDLGLAVALQNTDSFAAYKVATFDEIPDALKESSGLFVGDYGGYMSVGYDSARFPAPSQLSDLLKPAYKGAVAINGDPTQAGSAFAAVGLATVQQKGTLDDFTPGIDFFGQLNAAGNFLKVDPTDATIASGETPVVFDWDYLNAAQASAVPTWKTVVLPGTGYAGYYNQAINKDAPNPAAARLWQEFLYSDDVQNLWLKGGARPARMEAMTSAGTIDATLAAALPAAPDDTVVPTEAQSTAAGETLGQKWATALQ, encoded by the coding sequence ATGTCATTCCCGCGCCTTTCCCCCGGCCGGTCCATCGCCGGTATCGCCCTCGTCACGGTCGCGGCTCTGTCGCTCGCCGGGTGCGCCGGCGGCAGCTCCGCCTCCTCGTCCGAGGGTGGCGTCGACGCCGCCACGGCCACGAGCCTCGCCGATTTCGGAACCCTCACCGACCTCGAGGCGGCCGCGAAGGCCGAGGGCCAGCTCAACGTCATCGCGCTGCCGCGCACGTGGGCCAACTACGGCGAGATCCTCGACCTGTTCGCCGAGCGGTACCCCGAGATCACGATCAACGAGCAGTCGCCCGACGTGTCCAGCGCCGAGGAGATCCAGGCGGCAACGGCCAACCAGGGCCTCGACACCGCCCCCGACGTCTTCGACCTCGGTCTCGCCGTCGCCCTGCAGAACACCGACTCCTTCGCCGCCTACAAGGTCGCGACCTTCGATGAGATCCCCGACGCGCTGAAAGAGAGCTCGGGCCTGTTCGTCGGCGACTACGGCGGGTACATGTCGGTCGGCTACGACTCCGCCCGCTTCCCCGCGCCCAGCCAGCTGAGCGACCTGCTCAAACCGGCCTACAAGGGCGCCGTGGCCATCAACGGCGACCCGACGCAGGCGGGCTCGGCCTTCGCGGCCGTGGGCCTGGCGACGGTTCAGCAGAAGGGAACGCTCGACGACTTCACGCCCGGCATCGACTTCTTCGGCCAGCTCAACGCCGCCGGGAACTTCCTCAAGGTCGACCCGACCGACGCCACCATCGCCAGCGGCGAGACCCCGGTCGTCTTCGACTGGGACTACCTCAACGCCGCCCAGGCCTCGGCCGTTCCCACCTGGAAGACCGTCGTGCTCCCCGGCACCGGTTACGCCGGCTACTACAACCAGGCCATCAACAAAGATGCGCCGAACCCGGCCGCAGCGCGTCTGTGGCAGGAGTTCCTGTACAGCGACGACGTGCAGAACCTGTGGCTCAAGGGCGGCGCGCGTCCGGCCCGCATGGAGGCCATGACCTCGGCCGGCACGATCGACGCGACGCTCGCCGCAGCCCTGCCCGCCGCCCCCGACGACACCGTCGTGCCCACCGAGGCGCAGTCCACGGCCGCCGGTGAGACGCTCGGGCAGAAGTGGGCGACGGCGCTGCAGTGA
- the treY gene encoding malto-oligosyltrehalose synthase — protein MRHPLSTYRLQIRESFTLDDAAEVTGYLRDLGVSWAYLSPILEATPGSDHGYDVVDVTRVDPARGGAEGLDRFAAAARAEGLGILIDIVPNHMGVSEPRSNAWWWDVLRQGRASAHATAFDIDWEFGGGKVRVPVLGDHLDAVIDEISYDPTPADDAPDGLIRYYDHAFPVAPGTGTDAAASGSRDAIEALLDAQNFELRFWQDEAAELNYRRFFAVTTLAGVRVERPEVFQATHAEILRWVREGLADGLRVDHPDGLVDPGGYLDQLATALTEAGGPDAGYVLVEKILEHGEALPSWWKTAGTTGYDALAEIDRVLTDPAGEAALDALDARLRAASDLAPLTGWHDLIHDTKRKIADSIQVSEIRRIVRGLPASLREEFEVEVLQDALAEILACFPTYRSYLPAGRAHLDAAAGEAEVRRPELGDVIEKLVPALADTALEIAWRFQQTTGPVMAKGVEDTAFYRFTRLGSLTEVGGDPGQFSLDVDGFHAAQAARHASWPTAMTTLSTHDTKRGEDTRARIAVLAEIPERWAEVLEEFRGIASTGHGPFDALLWQAIVGAWPATASTRHGLSEYRERLHAYAEKAAREASEVTGWWEQDEAFEERMHAVVDAATGRAADRVRAFVDEISAAGWSNGLSAKLVQLLGAGVPDVYQGSELWEQSLVDPDNRRAVDFAERRRLLASIDAEGAASPAVDETGAAKLLVTSRALRVRREKPLDVYRALEAAGVASDHVVALDRGGVFAVATRLPWGLAERGGWGDTVLLLPETPVTDVLTGREFPGGPTPLSALLATYPVALLVC, from the coding sequence ATGCGGCATCCGCTTTCGACCTACCGCCTGCAGATCCGCGAATCGTTCACCCTCGACGACGCCGCCGAGGTCACGGGATATCTCCGTGACCTCGGGGTCTCGTGGGCGTACCTCTCGCCGATCCTCGAGGCCACCCCCGGCTCCGACCACGGCTACGACGTCGTCGACGTCACGCGCGTCGATCCCGCCCGCGGAGGCGCGGAGGGTCTCGACCGCTTCGCCGCCGCGGCGCGCGCCGAAGGGCTCGGCATCCTGATCGACATCGTCCCCAACCACATGGGCGTCTCGGAGCCGCGCTCGAACGCCTGGTGGTGGGACGTGCTGCGTCAGGGGCGCGCCTCGGCGCACGCGACCGCCTTCGACATCGACTGGGAGTTCGGTGGCGGCAAGGTGCGGGTGCCGGTGCTCGGCGACCACCTCGACGCCGTCATCGATGAGATCTCGTACGACCCCACGCCGGCCGACGACGCACCCGACGGGCTCATCCGGTACTACGACCACGCCTTCCCGGTCGCACCGGGAACGGGGACGGATGCCGCGGCCTCGGGCTCGCGCGATGCCATCGAGGCGCTGCTCGACGCGCAGAACTTCGAGCTGCGGTTCTGGCAGGACGAGGCGGCCGAACTCAACTACCGCCGTTTCTTCGCCGTCACGACCCTCGCGGGCGTGCGCGTCGAACGGCCCGAGGTGTTCCAGGCGACCCACGCCGAGATCCTCCGCTGGGTGCGCGAGGGCCTCGCCGACGGCCTGCGCGTGGACCACCCCGACGGTCTCGTCGACCCGGGCGGTTACCTCGACCAGCTCGCGACCGCTCTCACCGAGGCCGGCGGCCCGGATGCCGGGTACGTGCTCGTGGAGAAGATCCTCGAGCACGGCGAAGCCCTGCCCTCGTGGTGGAAGACGGCCGGGACCACCGGATACGACGCCCTCGCCGAGATCGACCGCGTGCTCACCGACCCCGCCGGAGAGGCGGCGCTCGACGCGCTCGACGCGCGACTGCGCGCCGCCAGCGATCTCGCACCGCTGACCGGCTGGCACGACCTCATCCACGACACCAAGCGCAAGATCGCCGACTCCATCCAGGTGTCGGAGATCCGCCGGATCGTGCGCGGCCTTCCCGCGTCGCTCCGCGAGGAGTTCGAGGTCGAGGTGCTGCAGGACGCCCTGGCCGAGATCCTCGCGTGCTTCCCGACCTACCGCTCGTACCTCCCCGCCGGTCGCGCGCACCTCGACGCCGCCGCGGGCGAGGCCGAGGTGCGTCGCCCCGAGCTGGGGGACGTGATCGAGAAGCTCGTGCCCGCGCTCGCCGACACCGCGCTCGAGATCGCCTGGCGTTTCCAGCAGACCACCGGGCCCGTGATGGCGAAGGGCGTCGAAGACACGGCGTTCTACCGCTTCACGCGTCTCGGCTCGCTCACCGAGGTGGGCGGCGACCCCGGGCAGTTCTCGCTCGACGTCGACGGCTTCCACGCGGCGCAGGCCGCGCGGCACGCCTCGTGGCCGACCGCGATGACGACGCTCTCGACCCACGACACCAAGCGCGGCGAGGACACGCGTGCCCGCATCGCGGTGCTCGCCGAGATCCCCGAGCGCTGGGCCGAGGTGCTCGAGGAGTTCCGCGGCATCGCCTCGACCGGGCACGGGCCCTTCGATGCCCTGCTGTGGCAGGCCATCGTCGGAGCGTGGCCCGCCACGGCGTCCACGCGTCACGGGCTGTCGGAGTACCGCGAGCGTTTGCACGCGTACGCCGAGAAGGCCGCGCGCGAGGCGTCGGAGGTCACCGGCTGGTGGGAGCAGGACGAGGCCTTCGAGGAGCGCATGCACGCCGTGGTCGACGCGGCCACCGGTCGCGCTGCCGACCGCGTGCGCGCGTTCGTCGACGAGATCTCGGCCGCGGGCTGGTCGAACGGCCTCTCGGCCAAGCTGGTGCAGCTCCTCGGCGCGGGTGTGCCCGACGTGTACCAGGGCTCGGAGTTGTGGGAGCAGTCGCTCGTCGACCCCGACAACCGCCGCGCGGTGGACTTCGCCGAGCGTCGCCGACTGCTCGCCTCGATCGACGCCGAGGGTGCCGCAAGCCCCGCGGTCGATGAGACGGGCGCGGCCAAGCTGCTCGTGACCTCGCGCGCCCTGCGCGTGCGGCGCGAGAAGCCCCTCGACGTGTACCGGGCGCTCGAGGCTGCGGGAGTGGCATCCGATCACGTCGTCGCCCTGGACCGCGGCGGAGTGTTCGCCGTGGCGACCCGTCTGCCGTGGGGCCTGGCCGAGCGCGGAGGCTGGGGCGACACCGTGTTGCTGCTGCCCGAGACGCCGGTCACCGACGTGCTGACCGGCCGCGAGTTCCCCGGCGGCCCCACCCCTCTGTCGGCCCTGCTCGCGACGTACCCCGTCGCCCTCCTGGTCTGCTGA
- a CDS encoding tryptophan-rich sensory protein, with amino-acid sequence MNASTPTRGVDLARQIVVLSALSFMLIAAVIGAGAFGNSAVEDQQGGALDTDGSYLAPAGPAFSIWSLIYLGLIVYAIWQALPRQRANPRQRALGWLIALTMTLNGLWLVTARFGTLFLTVVVIVLLLAALGWTFRVAVATREPRGGVVDSVLIDGVTGLHLGWVTLATVANTAAWLTTVVPPSWEQGADAIGITVLIVVALIGLAIAWRSSWRVAPALALAWGLGWLAVERFSGSPQSTPIGITAIIVAVVVLLVPVAVSGMRLLRPSID; translated from the coding sequence ATGAACGCCTCCACACCAACACGCGGGGTCGACCTCGCACGCCAGATCGTCGTCCTCTCCGCGCTGTCGTTCATGCTCATCGCGGCGGTCATCGGAGCCGGGGCCTTCGGCAACTCCGCCGTCGAGGACCAGCAGGGCGGCGCACTCGACACCGACGGTTCGTATCTCGCCCCCGCCGGCCCCGCCTTCTCGATCTGGTCGCTCATCTACCTCGGACTGATCGTCTACGCGATCTGGCAGGCCCTCCCCCGCCAGCGCGCGAATCCGCGCCAGCGGGCGCTCGGCTGGCTCATCGCCCTCACCATGACGCTGAACGGGCTGTGGCTGGTCACCGCGCGCTTCGGCACGCTGTTCCTCACGGTCGTCGTGATCGTGCTGCTGCTCGCCGCCCTCGGGTGGACCTTCCGCGTGGCCGTCGCCACGCGCGAGCCCCGCGGCGGAGTGGTCGATTCCGTGCTGATCGACGGCGTCACGGGCCTTCACCTGGGCTGGGTCACCCTCGCCACCGTCGCGAACACGGCCGCTTGGCTCACCACCGTGGTCCCGCCGAGCTGGGAGCAGGGGGCGGATGCCATCGGCATCACCGTTCTGATCGTGGTGGCCCTCATCGGGCTCGCCATCGCGTGGCGCAGCTCCTGGCGCGTGGCCCCGGCCCTGGCCCTGGCCTGGGGTCTCGGCTGGCTCGCGGTCGAGCGCTTCTCGGGCTCCCCGCAGAGCACGCCGATCGGCATCACCGCGATCATCGTGGCCGTCGTCGTGCTGCTGGTGCCGGTGGCCGTGAGCGGCATGCGACTGCTGCGTCCGAGCATCGACTGA
- the treZ gene encoding malto-oligosyltrehalose trehalohydrolase: protein MSIAVWAPKSTRVRLRRLDDSGDTVVEDIEMAAGDGGWWTASTRLADGERYGFVLGDGDDLRPDPRSRRQPGGVHEASAWFDPSVYTWNDTAWTGKQLAGGLIYELHLGTFTPEGTLDAAIGRLEHLVDLGVTHVELLPVNGFNGTWNWGYDGVLWYTVHEAYGGPEAYQRFVDAAHAAGLAVIQDVVYNHLGPSGNYLPEFGEYLREGSRNTWGDSVNLDEDAVRSYIVENALMWMSDYHVDGLRLDAVHALLDHRPVHVLQEIAERTDALSAHRGLPLTTIAESDMNDPKLILPREAGGYGLTAQWSDDWHHTAHVALTGETIGYYEDFAALDAFEKVSEGGFFHDGSYSTFREEKHGHPIPDAVPNWRLVTFAQDHDQIGNRAAGDRLSQSLPYDRLAAAAVLTLTAPGTPMLFMGEEWGATTPWQFFTSHPEPELGKATAEGRIAEFEKMGWDESTVPDPQDPSTFENSKLDWDEVGEGDHAQLLGLYRELAKLRRERPELTEPSREGLSASTREASGGRVYELRRHDLSVIVNLSEVEITASVAREARVLLATTEGVVLDRDTLTVPAGASAIVAPAR, encoded by the coding sequence ATGAGCATTGCCGTCTGGGCACCGAAGAGCACGCGGGTGCGGCTGCGCCGGCTCGACGACAGCGGCGACACCGTCGTCGAAGACATCGAGATGGCGGCCGGTGACGGCGGCTGGTGGACGGCTTCGACGCGCCTCGCCGACGGCGAACGCTACGGGTTCGTGCTGGGCGACGGCGACGACCTGCGTCCCGACCCGCGCTCGCGCCGCCAGCCCGGCGGCGTGCACGAGGCCTCGGCATGGTTCGACCCGTCGGTCTACACGTGGAACGACACCGCCTGGACGGGCAAGCAGCTCGCGGGCGGTCTGATCTACGAGCTGCACCTGGGAACCTTCACCCCCGAGGGGACCCTGGATGCCGCGATCGGCCGCCTCGAGCACCTCGTCGACCTGGGGGTGACCCACGTCGAGCTGCTGCCGGTCAACGGCTTCAACGGCACCTGGAACTGGGGATACGACGGGGTGCTCTGGTACACCGTGCACGAGGCCTACGGCGGACCCGAGGCGTACCAGCGCTTCGTCGACGCGGCCCACGCGGCGGGGCTCGCCGTCATCCAGGACGTCGTCTACAACCACCTCGGCCCCTCGGGCAACTACCTGCCCGAGTTCGGCGAGTACCTGCGCGAGGGCAGCCGCAACACGTGGGGAGACTCGGTCAACCTCGACGAAGACGCGGTCCGCTCCTACATCGTCGAGAACGCCCTGATGTGGATGAGCGACTACCACGTCGACGGCCTGCGCCTGGATGCCGTGCACGCGCTGCTCGATCACCGCCCGGTGCACGTGCTGCAGGAGATCGCCGAGCGCACCGACGCCCTGTCGGCGCACCGCGGCCTGCCGCTCACGACCATCGCCGAGAGCGACATGAACGACCCGAAGCTGATCCTGCCGCGCGAGGCCGGGGGCTACGGCCTCACCGCGCAGTGGTCGGACGACTGGCACCACACCGCGCACGTCGCGCTGACCGGCGAGACCATCGGGTACTACGAGGACTTCGCGGCGCTCGACGCGTTCGAGAAGGTCTCGGAGGGCGGCTTCTTCCACGACGGCAGCTACTCCACCTTCCGCGAGGAGAAGCACGGACACCCCATTCCGGATGCCGTGCCCAACTGGCGCCTGGTCACCTTCGCCCAGGACCACGACCAGATCGGCAACCGGGCCGCCGGTGACCGGCTGTCGCAGTCGCTGCCCTACGACCGCCTCGCCGCGGCCGCCGTGCTGACGCTGACGGCGCCCGGCACGCCGATGCTGTTCATGGGCGAGGAGTGGGGCGCGACCACGCCGTGGCAGTTCTTCACCTCGCACCCCGAGCCCGAGCTCGGCAAGGCCACCGCCGAGGGGCGCATCGCCGAGTTCGAGAAGATGGGCTGGGACGAATCCACCGTTCCCGACCCGCAGGACCCGTCGACCTTCGAGAACTCGAAGCTCGACTGGGACGAGGTCGGCGAGGGCGACCACGCGCAGCTGCTCGGGCTGTACCGCGAGCTGGCGAAACTGCGCCGCGAGCGTCCCGAGCTCACCGAGCCCTCCCGCGAGGGACTGTCGGCGTCGACCCGCGAGGCGTCGGGCGGTCGCGTCTACGAGCTGCGGCGCCACGACCTCTCGGTGATCGTGAACCTGTCCGAGGTCGAGATCACGGCATCCGTGGCCCGCGAGGCCCGCGTGCTGCTCGCGACGACCGAGGGCGTGGTGCTCGACCGCGACACGCTGACGGTGCCCGCGGGAGCCAGCGCGATCGTCGCCCCCGCGCGGTAA
- a CDS encoding ABC transporter permease subunit: MTVLHQVVAPAAPEPSAPAPRGAARRSWAWLGLLPFVAYVALFLALPTVLAVASGFVDGDGAFTLANLAALGDPLVVTTFVNSTALSLVTAIVGAIVGALVCLALLGLPETGAIRTAVDAASGVLAQFGGVMLAFVLIAAIGAQGVVTVFVRQLTGIAFYENGVWLYDLPGVALAYLIFQVPLMIITFMPALAALKPQWVEAHLTLGGTRAGFWRHVGMPVLAPSFLASLLLLFANAFSSYATAAALASQGSQIVPLQIRTALTSETVLGRENLAGALALGMIVVVAIAMALYSLVQRRAARWQS, translated from the coding sequence GTGACGGTCCTTCACCAGGTCGTCGCCCCCGCGGCGCCGGAGCCCTCCGCTCCGGCGCCGCGGGGTGCGGCGCGCCGCAGCTGGGCCTGGCTGGGGCTGCTCCCCTTCGTCGCCTATGTCGCGCTGTTCCTGGCCCTGCCCACGGTGCTCGCCGTGGCGTCGGGGTTCGTCGACGGCGACGGGGCGTTCACCCTCGCCAACCTCGCCGCTCTGGGCGACCCGCTGGTGGTGACGACCTTCGTCAACTCCACGGCGCTGTCGCTCGTCACCGCGATCGTGGGGGCGATCGTGGGAGCGCTGGTGTGCCTGGCCCTGCTGGGGCTTCCCGAGACGGGGGCGATCCGCACGGCCGTCGACGCGGCATCCGGAGTCCTCGCCCAGTTCGGCGGCGTCATGCTCGCCTTCGTGCTCATCGCCGCGATCGGGGCGCAGGGAGTGGTGACGGTGTTCGTGCGGCAGCTGACCGGCATCGCGTTCTACGAGAACGGCGTGTGGTTGTACGACCTGCCGGGCGTCGCGCTGGCCTACCTCATCTTCCAGGTGCCGCTCATGATCATCACGTTCATGCCCGCCCTCGCCGCGCTGAAGCCGCAGTGGGTGGAGGCGCACCTGACCCTCGGCGGAACCCGCGCCGGCTTCTGGCGACACGTGGGGATGCCGGTGCTCGCCCCCTCGTTCCTGGCGAGCCTGCTGCTGCTGTTCGCCAACGCCTTCTCGTCGTACGCGACCGCTGCCGCCCTCGCCAGCCAGGGGTCGCAGATCGTCCCGCTGCAGATCCGCACCGCGTTGACCAGCGAGACGGTCCTCGGGCGCGAGAACCTCGCGGGCGCCCTCGCGCTCGGCATGATCGTGGTCGTGGCCATCGCGATGGCGCTGTACTCGCTCGTCCAGCGTCGTGCGGCGAGGTGGCAGTCGTGA